One stretch of Rathayibacter festucae DSM 15932 DNA includes these proteins:
- a CDS encoding NAD-dependent epimerase/dehydratase family protein yields the protein MRVLVTGASGLLGGAVAAGLVAAGHEVRTFQRRPSGVSGVEDIRGSLADAGAVEAAVAGCEGVVHLAAKVSLAGDPADFVRVNVDGTQDLLAAAAQAGVRSFVQVSSPSVAHSGASIIGEGAEPADPERARGDYARTKARAELLALAADAPGFAVVAVRPHLVWGPGDTQLVARIVERARTGRLPLLGDGQALIDSTYIDNAASAIVAALGRAEAVHGRAYVVTNGEPRPVAELLAGICRAAGVQPPSWSVPAGVARATGSLVERVWAVRPGEDEPPMTRFLAEQLSTAHWFDQRATRADLQWTPAVTLDEGLARLAASYR from the coding sequence GTGAGGGTCCTCGTCACCGGTGCGAGCGGGCTGCTCGGCGGCGCCGTCGCGGCGGGACTCGTCGCGGCGGGGCACGAGGTCCGCACGTTCCAGCGCCGTCCCTCCGGAGTGAGCGGTGTCGAGGACATCCGCGGCTCGCTGGCCGATGCGGGCGCCGTCGAGGCCGCGGTCGCGGGCTGCGAGGGCGTCGTGCACCTCGCGGCGAAGGTCTCGCTCGCGGGCGATCCGGCCGACTTCGTCCGGGTGAACGTCGACGGGACCCAGGATCTGCTGGCGGCCGCCGCGCAGGCCGGCGTTCGGAGCTTCGTCCAGGTGTCGTCGCCGTCGGTCGCGCACTCCGGCGCCTCGATCATCGGCGAGGGCGCCGAGCCCGCCGATCCCGAGCGCGCCCGCGGCGACTACGCGCGCACCAAGGCGCGCGCCGAGCTGCTGGCGCTGGCCGCGGATGCGCCGGGCTTCGCCGTGGTCGCGGTGCGCCCGCACCTGGTCTGGGGGCCGGGCGACACCCAGCTCGTGGCGCGCATCGTCGAGCGCGCCCGCACCGGCCGGCTGCCGCTGCTCGGCGACGGCCAGGCGCTCATCGACTCCACCTACATCGACAACGCCGCCTCGGCGATCGTCGCCGCACTCGGCCGGGCGGAGGCGGTGCACGGCCGCGCGTACGTCGTCACCAACGGCGAGCCCCGGCCGGTCGCCGAGCTGCTCGCCGGGATCTGCCGCGCCGCCGGCGTGCAGCCGCCGAGCTGGTCGGTGCCCGCGGGCGTTGCGCGCGCCACCGGCTCGCTCGTGGAGCGCGTCTGGGCGGTACGCCCGGGCGAGGACGAGCCGCCGATGACGCGCTTCCTCGCCGAGCAGCTCTCGACCGCGCACTGGTTCGACCAACGCGCTACCCGCGCCGACCTCCAGTGGACGCCGGCGGTCACCCTCGACGAGGGCCTCGCCCGCCTGGCGGCCTCCTACCGCTGA